The following proteins are co-located in the Mesorhizobium sp. M1E.F.Ca.ET.045.02.1.1 genome:
- the flgK gene encoding flagellar hook-associated protein FlgK, translating to MSLSTALSIAQSALLATSKQTSVVSRNVADASNPDYARRVAVVTSTAPGARSVEIQRAANDLLFRQNLSALSAWSGQSALYSGMDQLDLSVNGVDNASSPSTAIANLQQQLQLYATTPSNQNLGTAVIDAAKQVVNSLNGGTKAIQDFRTQTDGQIATAVDDLNSLLSQFQDANKAVISGTRSGTDVSDALDQRDALLKKIAEYVPVSTFTRGDNDMVITTTDGTTLFETVPRSVTFTPSAGYTAGTPGNTIYIDNVPLSAGAGDNATADGKLAGMLKLRDSVAATMQSQLDEIARGLIAAFAETAPSQPDAAGLFTWSGAPAIPAAGTLVNGLAGSISVNAAFDPSAGGSPSLLRDGGANGAAYVSNPGSGASYSDLLIAYGNRLDQPMAFDTSAGITVSSGVSDYAANAIGWFEGVRQQASTNADAKEALATRTAEALSNETGVNVDQEMSLLLDLEHTYQASARMMKTVDDMLNALLSAVG from the coding sequence ATGTCGCTTTCCACCGCATTAAGCATCGCCCAGTCGGCGCTCCTGGCCACATCCAAGCAAACCAGCGTCGTGTCGCGCAATGTGGCCGACGCGTCCAACCCGGACTATGCCCGTCGCGTCGCCGTCGTCACCAGCACGGCGCCCGGCGCGCGATCGGTGGAGATACAGCGCGCCGCCAACGACCTTCTGTTCCGCCAGAACCTTTCCGCGCTGTCGGCATGGAGCGGCCAGAGCGCGCTCTATAGCGGCATGGATCAGCTCGACCTCTCGGTCAACGGGGTCGACAATGCGTCGTCCCCGTCGACCGCGATCGCCAACCTGCAGCAACAGTTGCAGCTCTATGCCACGACGCCTTCGAACCAGAACCTTGGCACCGCCGTCATCGACGCGGCCAAGCAGGTGGTGAACTCGCTGAACGGCGGCACCAAGGCGATCCAGGACTTCCGCACCCAGACCGACGGCCAGATCGCGACCGCCGTCGACGACCTCAACTCGCTGCTCAGCCAGTTCCAGGACGCCAACAAGGCCGTCATCTCGGGCACCCGTTCCGGCACGGACGTGTCCGATGCGCTCGACCAGCGCGATGCGCTTCTGAAGAAGATCGCGGAATATGTCCCGGTCTCGACCTTCACGCGCGGCGACAACGACATGGTCATCACCACCACTGATGGCACGACGCTGTTCGAGACGGTGCCGCGGTCGGTGACCTTCACGCCCTCGGCAGGTTACACGGCCGGCACCCCCGGCAATACGATCTACATCGACAATGTGCCGCTTTCGGCGGGCGCTGGCGACAACGCCACCGCCGACGGCAAGCTTGCCGGCATGCTCAAGCTGCGCGACAGCGTCGCCGCGACCATGCAGAGCCAGCTCGACGAAATCGCGCGCGGCCTGATCGCGGCATTTGCCGAGACCGCGCCGTCGCAGCCCGACGCGGCAGGCCTCTTCACCTGGTCCGGCGCGCCGGCCATCCCGGCCGCCGGCACCCTGGTCAATGGCCTAGCCGGTTCGATCAGCGTCAACGCCGCGTTCGATCCGAGCGCCGGCGGCAGCCCCTCGCTGCTGCGCGACGGCGGCGCCAACGGCGCGGCCTATGTTTCCAACCCCGGCAGCGGCGCCTCTTATTCGGACCTGCTGATCGCCTATGGCAACAGGCTGGATCAGCCGATGGCTTTCGACACATCCGCCGGCATCACCGTCAGCTCCGGCGTCTCGGACTATGCCGCCAACGCCATCGGCTGGTTCGAGGGCGTGCGCCAGCAGGCATCGACCAACGCCGACGCCAAGGAGGCGCTGGCCACGCGCACGGCCGAGGCGCTGTCGAACGAAACAGGCGTCAATGTCGATCAGGAGATGTCGCTCCTTCTCGACCTCGAGCACACCTATCAGGCGTCGGCGCGGATGATGAAGACGGTCGACGACATGCTGAACGCCCTGTTGAGCGCGGTGGGATAA
- a CDS encoding flagellar hook protein FlgE — translation MSLYGMMRTGVSGMNAQANRLSTVADNIANSDTTGYKRSSAEFSTLIMPTTGGAYNSGGVTTTIRSAISSQGVLQYTTSVSDLAVNGDGFFVVQDPSGTPYLTRAGAFIPDAEGRLVNAAGYQLMAYSYANGDPAATANGFEGLVPVQISDQEMTATPSTEGNFTGNLPAGATPVAAGSLPSTNSATAEYTSKSSLVAYDNLGNKVLLDVYFTKTGTGTWSVSVFDQSKATPGTSFPYTGGALGSANLTFDTTTGKLTGATTGISFTVPNGSTLNLDLSKMTQLGTGFTVSDAKVNGNPPSTIEKIQISQDGVIYAQYQDGTTKPLYKIPLADVQSPDNLTAMPGNVYVQSADSGAVRIGFANEGKLGSVVSGALENSNVDIAEELTNMIAAQRSYTANSKVFQTGSDLMDVLVNLKR, via the coding sequence ATGAGCCTCTACGGAATGATGCGGACCGGCGTCTCCGGTATGAACGCGCAGGCCAACCGCTTGTCCACGGTGGCCGACAACATCGCCAACTCCGACACCACCGGCTACAAGCGCTCCTCCGCTGAATTCTCGACGCTGATCATGCCGACCACCGGCGGCGCCTACAATTCGGGCGGCGTCACGACGACGATCCGCTCCGCCATCAGCTCGCAAGGTGTTCTTCAGTACACCACCTCGGTGTCCGACCTCGCCGTCAACGGCGACGGCTTCTTCGTCGTGCAGGATCCGAGCGGCACACCCTATCTCACCCGCGCCGGCGCCTTCATTCCGGATGCCGAGGGTCGGCTGGTAAATGCCGCGGGCTACCAGCTCATGGCCTACAGCTACGCCAATGGCGATCCGGCCGCGACCGCCAACGGCTTCGAAGGCCTGGTGCCGGTGCAGATCTCCGACCAGGAGATGACGGCGACGCCGAGCACCGAAGGCAATTTCACCGGCAACCTGCCGGCGGGCGCGACCCCAGTCGCAGCCGGCAGCCTGCCGTCCACCAACAGCGCGACCGCCGAATACACATCGAAATCCTCGCTGGTCGCTTACGACAATCTCGGCAACAAGGTGCTGCTCGACGTCTATTTCACCAAGACGGGCACCGGCACCTGGTCGGTCTCGGTCTTCGACCAGTCGAAGGCTACTCCCGGCACGTCCTTCCCCTATACGGGCGGCGCGCTGGGCTCGGCCAACCTCACCTTCGATACCACCACCGGCAAGCTCACCGGCGCGACCACGGGCATCTCCTTCACGGTGCCGAACGGCTCGACCCTCAACCTCGATCTCTCCAAGATGACGCAGCTTGGAACCGGCTTCACGGTCTCCGACGCCAAGGTCAACGGCAATCCTCCGAGCACGATCGAGAAGATCCAGATCAGCCAGGACGGCGTCATCTACGCGCAGTATCAGGACGGCACCACCAAGCCGCTCTACAAGATACCGCTGGCCGACGTTCAGAGCCCCGACAACCTCACCGCGATGCCGGGCAACGTCTACGTGCAGAGCGCGGATTCAGGCGCCGTCCGCATCGGCTTTGCCAATGAAGGAAAGCTTGGCTCGGTCGTCTCGGGCGCGCTCGAAAACTCCAACGTCGATATCGCCGAGGAACTGACCAACATGATCGCGGCGCAGCGCAGTTACACCGCCAATTCGAAAGTCTTCCAGACCGGTTCCGACCTCATGGACGTCCTCGTCAACCTCAAGAGATAA